The nucleotide window GTATTGCCAGCTTTTGCGAAAGAGGTGCTCCACTTCATCCTGCCAAAACTCCGTACTGGAGTAGTCCTCCGGGCGGAGCAGGTGCTCTAGTTTGCCACTATGAATGAACATGACTCTTTTAACTAGGACGCGATGAGATGTACAACCCCAGGCAGACGATTCCGACGCCGATCCACTGCTTCATGGCGACGTTTTCACTGAACAGAGTCGGTGTGAGTGCCAGCACAAGAACGATGGCCAGCGACATAAAGGGATACGCGAAACTGATGTCTGCCCTCGATAGCGCCGCCATCCAACTCCCAACGGCTAGGAAGGCG belongs to Verrucomicrobiaceae bacterium and includes:
- a CDS encoding EamA family transporter → MTPSQLASLPYIFMCIGFTVTGQLLMKWGMLKVGKVPSVSAEVPMFLLKALFHPGNFFSLVCAFLAVGSWMAALSRADISFAYPFMSLAIVLVLALTPTLFSENVAMKQWIGVGIVCLGLYISSRPS